The following are encoded in a window of Planctomycetaceae bacterium genomic DNA:
- a CDS encoding BadF/BadG/BcrA/BcrD ATPase family protein — MNKFRQLSPLVLSVDGGGTKTTVWLGDTNSGRILGQATSGSSNMSAVGESTALQSLSNGISEAFAQASMPLQSVSVAVLGMAGADRVEEQSRLSKWMISTGVADHFSITNDVLPLLFATEESRGWQDSTWTGSIQRSQIALICGTGSIAVALKNSFDIQSQQIPTSADIIRSGGWGYLFSDEGSAFAIGQAALRAITTCVDQRGPATELLEAIRIQLAVDDIRQLIPAVYAAPQPKAVISSLAPIVFATAHQGDVVARRILADASKQLAQLVASVAAQLNAPSGISIALSGSVLVENSEYRDSMLQDVRSGGYEISDVHCIRQPVIGCIRLAAAIRRVRNAASAGSNS; from the coding sequence GTGAATAAATTCAGACAGCTCTCACCGCTCGTTCTTTCTGTCGATGGAGGAGGAACCAAAACAACGGTTTGGCTCGGTGATACGAATTCCGGTCGAATTCTGGGCCAGGCAACATCGGGCTCTTCCAACATGAGCGCAGTGGGGGAGTCCACAGCACTTCAAAGTCTGTCAAATGGCATTTCTGAAGCGTTTGCTCAGGCATCAATGCCATTGCAATCAGTAAGCGTTGCGGTACTGGGCATGGCAGGCGCGGATCGAGTCGAAGAGCAATCAAGACTGTCGAAGTGGATGATTTCAACCGGCGTTGCAGACCACTTCTCCATTACCAACGACGTTCTCCCGCTGCTGTTTGCTACTGAAGAATCGCGCGGCTGGCAGGACTCAACGTGGACTGGAAGTATACAGCGCAGCCAGATTGCTCTGATCTGCGGCACGGGGAGCATCGCAGTCGCCCTGAAAAATTCCTTTGACATTCAGTCCCAACAGATCCCAACGTCGGCAGACATCATTCGATCCGGTGGATGGGGATATCTCTTTTCCGATGAAGGCAGTGCGTTCGCCATTGGTCAGGCAGCGTTGCGCGCTATCACGACCTGCGTCGACCAGCGAGGCCCGGCAACCGAGTTGCTGGAAGCAATCCGCATTCAACTGGCTGTTGATGATATCCGTCAATTGATCCCCGCGGTCTATGCTGCCCCCCAGCCGAAGGCTGTCATATCAAGCCTCGCTCCCATTGTGTTTGCAACAGCGCATCAGGGAGATGTCGTGGCGCGGCGGATTCTCGCTGACGCATCGAAACAATTGGCACAGTTGGTGGCCAGCGTTGCCGCCCAGTTGAATGCCCCATCGGGAATTTCCATCGCGTTGTCGGGAAGCGTGCTGGTCGAGAACTCTGAGTACAGAGATTCAATGCTTCAGGACGTTCGAAGCGGTGGGTATGAGATCAGTGATGTCCATTGCATTCGTCAGCCTGTCATTGGGTGTATCAGACTTGCAGCCGCGATCCGCCGAGTACGGAATGCAGCCTCCGCAGGATCGAATTCCTGA
- a CDS encoding sigma-54 dependent transcriptional regulator, producing the protein MKILIADDEQSARYGMARALKGENRIIFEAANGQDALDAIASNAPDLVFLDLNMPVLDGLGVLRQLQQHSNMVHPEMIVVTASDTVHHAVECIRSGASDFLTKPYDLEHLRAIVRRSEQRVGLQQTVERLQRQISTGHKFGHMLGVSRAMQKLFGQIERAARTDLPVLIRGESGTGKELVARELHARSHRANGPFIAVNTAAIAESLVESELFGHIKGSFTGADRNRDGVFRQADGGTLFLDEIGDMPPGVQTRLLRVLQESVVQPVGTEQCVPVDVRIVSATHQHLEDAIQEKVFRHDLYFRMKGIELFLPPLRSRHEDILMLASEFLPDDRQLSGEAVNALLQHDWPGNIRELRQMMLSAAAMSDSTTILPQDLGLSQPHSQVDAYSEFARYLDLPLTEATLRLTRDFEVMAIRRALAAENDNVSAAARRLGVHRQNLQQKIKQLEIR; encoded by the coding sequence GTGAAAATCCTCATTGCCGACGACGAGCAATCTGCGCGATATGGAATGGCCAGGGCGCTGAAGGGCGAGAATCGAATCATCTTTGAAGCCGCCAATGGTCAGGATGCACTGGACGCCATTGCATCCAACGCCCCGGATCTGGTCTTCCTGGACCTGAACATGCCTGTCCTGGATGGCCTCGGCGTGCTGCGGCAGCTGCAACAACATTCAAATATGGTTCATCCGGAAATGATCGTTGTCACCGCCAGCGATACCGTTCACCACGCAGTGGAATGCATTCGGAGCGGTGCTTCCGATTTTCTCACCAAACCGTACGACCTTGAACATCTTCGCGCTATTGTCCGCCGTTCGGAACAGAGAGTGGGCCTTCAGCAGACCGTCGAACGACTGCAGCGCCAGATCTCCACGGGACACAAATTTGGTCACATGCTGGGTGTCAGCCGGGCGATGCAGAAACTGTTCGGGCAGATTGAACGCGCTGCGCGAACAGATCTGCCCGTATTGATTCGAGGGGAAAGCGGAACCGGCAAAGAACTCGTCGCTCGCGAACTTCACGCCCGCAGCCATCGGGCAAACGGGCCGTTCATCGCCGTAAATACCGCCGCGATCGCTGAGTCTCTTGTGGAAAGTGAACTATTTGGCCATATCAAAGGATCGTTTACGGGAGCCGACAGGAATCGAGATGGCGTCTTCCGTCAGGCAGATGGTGGGACCCTGTTTCTGGATGAGATCGGTGACATGCCCCCCGGCGTGCAAACACGGTTGCTTCGGGTACTTCAGGAATCAGTTGTCCAGCCCGTTGGCACTGAACAGTGCGTCCCGGTCGATGTACGCATCGTCAGCGCCACCCACCAGCACCTTGAAGACGCGATTCAGGAGAAAGTCTTTCGACATGATCTCTATTTTCGCATGAAAGGAATAGAACTCTTTCTTCCCCCCCTGCGAAGTCGGCATGAAGACATCCTGATGCTGGCCAGTGAGTTTCTTCCCGACGATCGTCAGCTTTCCGGAGAAGCAGTGAATGCCCTTCTGCAGCATGACTGGCCTGGAAACATTCGGGAGTTGCGGCAGATGATGTTGTCGGCGGCAGCGATGTCCGATTCCACAACAATTCTGCCGCAGGACCTTGGACTTTCTCAACCGCATTCTCAGGTCGACGCATACAGCGAATTTGCCCGGTATCTGGATTTACCTCTCACAGAAGCAACGCTGCGACTGACGCGAGATTTTGAAGTCATGGCCATTCGCAGAGCCCTCGCGGCCGAAAATGATAACGTCAGCGCTGCTGCCCGACGGCTCGGCGTTCACCGCCAAAACCTGCAACAGAAAATCAAACAGCTGGAAATTCGGTAA
- a CDS encoding M20 family metallopeptidase, with amino-acid sequence MRTLSYLTEMIRYPSVSSESNVAVTEHVESWLVELGFEVERVDYSDDNGVRKASVLGRKGPMGQKPGDGLAYFGHTDVVPVNSWSFPEAGPWEPFQADGRLYGRGSCDMKGSVACMLAALEAVRDQPLKTPLYFAVTADEEVGMRGARELVASSQIYREIVQNQSRTIIGEPTLLQVVHAHKGGRAVKVTSHGRAAHSSTGLGVNANLAMVPFLLGVKEIYDEMESSSVWRDDRFHPPTPTMNFTVNDNNGALNITAPQSTCIVYFRPMPNQPADEAVERLRTLAENLGLQFELLFKGTPLYTDPDSAFAKELVTQTEYPSSRTVAYGTDGAVFTELKNIVVLGPGSIDQAHTDDEWIAMDQLEQGTALYEKLIRRWCI; translated from the coding sequence ATGCGAACCCTTTCGTACCTCACTGAGATGATTCGATACCCGTCCGTCAGTTCCGAATCCAACGTCGCTGTGACGGAGCACGTTGAAAGTTGGCTCGTCGAGCTCGGCTTCGAGGTAGAACGGGTTGACTACTCCGATGACAACGGTGTTCGAAAGGCAAGCGTTTTGGGTCGAAAGGGCCCTATGGGCCAAAAGCCCGGTGATGGTCTTGCGTACTTCGGTCACACAGATGTGGTCCCTGTCAATTCGTGGAGCTTCCCCGAAGCCGGGCCATGGGAACCATTTCAGGCGGATGGTCGCCTGTACGGTCGAGGCTCCTGCGATATGAAGGGGTCTGTCGCTTGCATGCTTGCTGCGTTGGAGGCGGTCCGGGACCAACCGCTCAAGACCCCCCTTTATTTCGCGGTGACAGCGGATGAGGAGGTCGGTATGCGCGGTGCCAGGGAACTTGTCGCTTCCAGTCAGATCTATCGGGAGATTGTTCAAAACCAGTCAAGAACGATCATCGGGGAACCCACTCTGCTACAGGTGGTCCACGCCCACAAGGGAGGAAGAGCGGTCAAAGTGACATCGCATGGTCGGGCTGCACATTCCAGCACCGGGCTTGGGGTGAATGCCAACCTCGCCATGGTTCCTTTCCTTCTGGGTGTTAAAGAAATCTATGATGAAATGGAATCCTCTTCTGTCTGGCGAGACGATCGGTTCCACCCCCCGACACCAACGATGAACTTCACCGTCAACGATAACAACGGCGCGCTGAACATTACGGCTCCACAAAGCACCTGTATCGTATACTTTCGGCCAATGCCCAATCAGCCAGCTGATGAGGCTGTCGAACGCCTGCGAACACTTGCCGAGAATCTGGGACTACAGTTCGAACTTCTTTTTAAAGGCACGCCGCTCTATACGGACCCGGATTCAGCCTTCGCGAAGGAACTGGTGACTCAAACTGAGTACCCCAGCTCTCGCACAGTCGCATACGGTACCGACGGGGCTGTCTTCACAGAACTGAAGAACATTGTGGTGCTTGGTCCGGGGAGCATCGACCAGGCGCACACGGACGATGAATGGATTGCAATGGATCAATTGGAACAGGGGACGGCTCTCTACGAGAAGCTCATCCGACGCTGGTGCATCTGA
- a CDS encoding sigma-54 dependent transcriptional regulator produces MARGASGSLLVVDDDRHIQNAMADYLRSLGHRTETASTCTEAIERMEEFPFEVVVCDVNLPDQDGFQLLTWARENTPETAIILLTGFGTIESAVEAIRMGAFDYLTKPVIDEELRFSIDRALGQRQILVENKKLKAQLTQRFGLSSIVGKDYKMLRMFELIESVADTRTTVLILGESGTGKTMTARSIHQLSNRADRPFVEVACGALPENLLESELFGHVAGSFTGASHDKVGKFLQADGGTLFLDEIATASPSLQVKLLRVIQDREFEPVGGNTTHKVDVRLILATHTNLEEAVANGQFREDLYYRINVITLTQPPLRERIGDIPLLVDNYIRIFAEQTGRAVKQIDDMAMQALQQYHWPGNVRELVNVIERAVVLCRDGHVTAADLPEKLFAHHEHRNIDAQLSGASLKAALTQPERQLIIQALESNGWNRQKTAKALGINRTTLYKKMRRYEIDFESVYKHI; encoded by the coding sequence ATGGCACGCGGTGCATCCGGATCTTTGCTGGTCGTCGATGATGATCGCCACATCCAAAACGCTATGGCTGACTATCTGAGAAGCCTGGGCCATCGAACGGAAACCGCCTCCACATGTACGGAAGCCATCGAACGAATGGAAGAGTTTCCATTCGAAGTCGTTGTCTGCGATGTGAATCTGCCTGATCAGGACGGCTTTCAGCTCCTGACGTGGGCACGTGAGAACACACCTGAGACCGCAATCATCCTGCTGACCGGATTTGGCACGATCGAAAGCGCTGTCGAAGCTATCCGAATGGGGGCATTCGATTATCTGACGAAGCCCGTGATCGATGAAGAACTGCGATTCTCAATCGATCGAGCACTTGGTCAACGGCAAATTCTTGTCGAAAACAAGAAGCTCAAGGCGCAACTTACGCAGCGTTTCGGTCTCTCCAGCATTGTTGGAAAAGACTATAAGATGCTGCGGATGTTTGAGCTGATCGAGAGCGTAGCTGACACACGAACTACGGTATTGATTCTCGGTGAGAGCGGTACCGGCAAGACAATGACGGCCCGTTCTATTCATCAGCTCAGCAATCGCGCAGACCGTCCCTTTGTTGAAGTTGCCTGCGGAGCACTTCCCGAGAATCTGCTCGAAAGCGAACTGTTCGGGCATGTAGCCGGTTCCTTCACCGGAGCCTCTCATGACAAGGTCGGGAAGTTCCTTCAGGCTGACGGTGGAACCCTGTTCCTGGATGAAATTGCTACCGCATCACCATCGCTGCAGGTGAAGCTGCTTCGTGTCATTCAGGATCGCGAATTTGAACCGGTCGGCGGTAACACGACTCATAAGGTGGACGTTCGGCTCATCCTCGCGACACATACGAATCTGGAAGAAGCTGTCGCAAACGGCCAGTTCCGAGAAGACCTCTACTATCGAATTAACGTCATCACACTGACGCAGCCACCGTTGCGTGAACGTATCGGTGACATTCCTTTGCTTGTTGACAATTACATCCGGATCTTCGCCGAACAAACCGGGCGGGCCGTCAAGCAGATTGACGACATGGCAATGCAGGCATTGCAGCAATACCACTGGCCCGGAAATGTTCGTGAGCTTGTGAATGTGATTGAACGGGCTGTGGTCCTTTGCCGCGATGGTCACGTGACAGCCGCCGATCTTCCCGAGAAGTTATTTGCCCACCATGAGCACAGAAATATTGATGCTCAACTTTCCGGAGCCTCTCTGAAGGCGGCTTTAACTCAGCCAGAACGTCAGTTGATCATCCAGGCCCTTGAATCCAACGGATGGAATCGACAAAAGACCGCAAAGGCTCTGGGAATCAATCGGACAACGCTCTACAAGAAAATGCGACGCTACGAGATCGACTTCGAGTCTGTCTACAAGCACATTTAA
- a CDS encoding alcohol dehydrogenase catalytic domain-containing protein, translating to MRAVQFFDSLQLSTNAAAGEPREGEVIVDVLQAGICETDLQLCRGYMGFQGTLGHEFVGIARSGQFKGRRVVAEINCACRNCDFCQRGQQNHCPNRTVIGILDHPGAFADSLIVPEVNLHAIPDCVDNDEAVFVEPLAAGCRIPQQLPEIADKAVTIIGDGRLGNLCAQVLKHHRCDVTVVGKHDFKLSILRQLGIRTVHLDQIGTLPRTQYVVDCTGSESGLSAALNLVSPTGVVVLKTTVAAEHSVQLAGIVIDELRIVGSRCGPFADAIKLLEAGSVDVKCLITDRYPIEDAMAAFDRAKQKDALKVILDIGRE from the coding sequence ATGCGTGCGGTTCAGTTCTTTGACTCTCTGCAGCTGTCAACAAACGCAGCTGCCGGCGAACCAAGAGAAGGCGAAGTGATCGTCGATGTATTGCAGGCGGGGATTTGCGAGACCGATCTGCAGCTTTGCCGAGGCTACATGGGGTTTCAAGGCACCCTCGGACATGAATTCGTTGGCATCGCTCGGTCAGGGCAATTCAAAGGACGACGCGTCGTCGCTGAAATCAACTGCGCTTGCAGGAACTGTGATTTCTGCCAACGGGGACAACAGAACCATTGCCCGAATCGAACGGTTATTGGCATTCTGGATCATCCCGGGGCATTTGCCGATTCATTAATCGTTCCGGAGGTAAATCTGCACGCGATTCCGGACTGCGTGGACAATGATGAAGCCGTTTTTGTCGAACCTCTTGCAGCCGGTTGCCGTATCCCGCAACAGCTACCCGAAATCGCTGACAAAGCCGTCACGATTATTGGCGACGGTCGCCTTGGAAATCTTTGTGCACAGGTATTGAAACATCATCGCTGCGATGTCACCGTCGTTGGGAAACACGATTTCAAACTCAGCATCCTTCGTCAGCTCGGCATTCGGACAGTCCACCTCGATCAAATCGGAACACTGCCAAGGACGCAGTATGTCGTGGATTGCACTGGTTCGGAATCGGGACTCTCAGCAGCATTGAACCTGGTCAGTCCCACAGGTGTTGTTGTGTTGAAGACAACTGTCGCAGCAGAGCATTCTGTTCAACTGGCCGGAATAGTGATTGATGAACTTCGAATTGTTGGTTCCCGATGCGGCCCTTTTGCGGATGCAATCAAACTGCTCGAAGCAGGTTCGGTCGACGTGAAATGTTTGATTACGGATCGATACCCCATCGAAGATGCAATGGCTGCCTTTGATCGCGCGAAACAGAAAGACGCACTGAAAGTCATTCTGGATATCGGTCGTGAATAA
- a CDS encoding ATP-binding cassette domain-containing protein: MSVLMQLVDGQKSYGDQQLLDNASVTLYENEKVGFIGRNGAGKSTLLRVLLGEEELDSGEVIRSPRLRVGYLRQHDPFQPGESALDFLMRDSEQPDWKCGEVAAQFELKGDYLHGPVKGLSGGWQTRVKLAALLLHDPNLLLLDEPTNFLDLRTQILLEHFLRDFPAACLIVSHDREFLTATCNQTLDLNRGKLTMYSGKIGPYLQQLEEDKQRAERTNAAVMAKQKQLQRFIDKNRARATTASQARSKQKQLDRLSLEEIEVDLPTAHIRAPLVEPRQGPALRCLDLAIGYPDHTIATGIELEVEHQQRAAIVGDNGQGKTTLLRTLVDSLKPISGQARWGYGCEIGVYAQHVYTSLPPDQTVLEYLEYNSRPGTTTQDCLACAGSLLFRGGHTKKPIRVLSGGERARLCMAGLLLGTYNILILDEPGNHLDVETVESLAEALLAYKGTVIFTSHDRHFVRRIATNVIEVRDGRVRNYSGDYDAYLYYVNKEIDEGERERAGNRMAGAPAAKIGKTEKPAAAKDQHSMRKQLRNLEKAIAKLDDQKKALNAELLNTSDVDRAMNLHNQIEELTRELEESEAKWCELQEELGEW, encoded by the coding sequence ATGTCGGTTTTGATGCAACTGGTCGACGGCCAGAAAAGTTACGGTGATCAGCAACTGCTTGATAACGCTTCGGTCACCCTGTATGAAAACGAGAAGGTCGGATTCATTGGCCGAAACGGCGCTGGGAAATCCACACTCTTGCGCGTATTGCTGGGGGAAGAAGAACTCGACAGTGGTGAAGTCATTCGGTCGCCACGGCTGCGTGTCGGGTATCTGCGCCAGCATGACCCTTTCCAGCCGGGGGAGTCTGCACTCGACTTTCTGATGCGGGACAGTGAACAACCGGACTGGAAGTGCGGCGAAGTCGCGGCCCAGTTCGAACTGAAAGGCGACTACCTTCACGGCCCCGTGAAAGGCCTTTCGGGAGGCTGGCAAACTCGTGTCAAGCTGGCCGCCCTGCTGCTGCACGATCCGAATCTCTTGCTGCTCGACGAACCAACGAACTTTCTTGACCTGCGGACTCAGATTCTTCTGGAACATTTTCTACGGGATTTTCCCGCCGCTTGTTTGATTGTTTCGCACGACCGCGAATTCCTCACTGCAACGTGCAACCAAACGCTGGACCTGAATCGTGGTAAGCTCACAATGTACAGTGGCAAGATTGGTCCCTACCTGCAGCAGCTGGAGGAGGATAAGCAGCGAGCCGAGCGCACCAACGCAGCGGTGATGGCCAAGCAAAAGCAACTCCAGCGGTTTATCGATAAGAACCGCGCTCGGGCAACGACCGCAAGCCAGGCCAGAAGTAAACAAAAGCAGTTGGACCGCCTTTCTCTGGAAGAGATTGAGGTCGATCTTCCGACCGCACATATTCGGGCTCCTCTCGTGGAACCTCGACAAGGGCCGGCCCTGAGGTGTCTTGATCTGGCAATTGGCTATCCCGATCATACGATCGCGACCGGGATTGAACTGGAAGTTGAACACCAACAACGTGCAGCCATTGTTGGGGACAATGGACAAGGCAAAACGACACTTCTGCGCACACTCGTGGATTCGCTGAAGCCGATTTCCGGACAGGCGAGATGGGGTTACGGATGCGAAATCGGCGTTTACGCCCAGCACGTATACACCTCGTTGCCACCAGATCAAACCGTGCTGGAATATCTGGAATACAATTCCCGTCCGGGCACCACCACGCAGGATTGCCTGGCGTGTGCTGGCTCATTGCTGTTCCGAGGTGGGCATACGAAGAAACCAATTCGTGTGCTGTCCGGTGGTGAACGCGCGCGACTTTGCATGGCGGGACTTTTGCTCGGTACTTACAACATTCTGATCCTGGACGAACCCGGGAACCACCTGGATGTGGAAACGGTTGAATCACTTGCAGAAGCGTTGCTCGCCTACAAGGGCACCGTCATTTTTACGAGCCATGACCGTCACTTTGTGCGTCGCATCGCAACGAATGTTATCGAAGTACGCGACGGACGAGTCCGAAATTACTCCGGCGACTACGATGCCTATCTCTACTATGTGAACAAGGAGATTGATGAAGGCGAACGTGAACGAGCCGGAAATCGTATGGCTGGAGCGCCTGCTGCCAAAATCGGGAAGACGGAAAAGCCAGCCGCGGCAAAAGATCAGCATTCGATGCGCAAACAGTTGCGAAATCTGGAAAAAGCGATCGCAAAACTCGATGACCAGAAGAAGGCACTCAATGCCGAACTGTTGAACACTTCAGATGTGGATCGAGCGATGAACCTGCACAACCAAATTGAAGAACTGACACGTGAACTCGAAGAGTCTGAAGCGAAATGGTGCGAGTTGCAGGAGGAGCTTGGCGAATGGTGA
- a CDS encoding trimeric intracellular cation channel family protein, with protein sequence MATIIEFLAVVSGAVFGVLLARRKQMDIVGVFAVAFMTAFGGGTLRDLLLDRHPLFWIQHPHYPIIVFCVAGIASLVPRIPDWFTRFLDIPDAFGLALFSVVGTSYAIQSDVAPFVAVLFGVMTGTFGGVIGDIVCNEVPSLFRPSTPLYATCAFVGGWTLILLRWGHFHDDICLWGSTSVVVLMRLIALRYNVCLKPVA encoded by the coding sequence ATGGCAACCATCATCGAATTTCTGGCAGTCGTCAGCGGAGCCGTCTTTGGCGTACTACTTGCCCGCCGCAAACAGATGGACATTGTTGGCGTTTTTGCAGTCGCCTTTATGACTGCATTCGGCGGCGGAACCCTGCGTGACCTTCTGCTGGACAGGCACCCACTCTTCTGGATTCAGCATCCCCATTACCCGATCATCGTATTCTGCGTTGCGGGCATCGCCTCACTCGTCCCCCGAATTCCCGATTGGTTCACCAGGTTTCTGGATATCCCGGATGCATTCGGCCTTGCTCTTTTCAGCGTGGTTGGCACAAGTTACGCGATTCAGTCTGATGTCGCACCTTTTGTCGCCGTGCTCTTTGGGGTAATGACGGGGACATTTGGCGGCGTGATCGGAGACATTGTTTGCAATGAAGTGCCAAGCTTGTTTCGCCCTTCGACACCGCTCTACGCAACCTGCGCGTTTGTCGGTGGCTGGACTCTGATTCTCCTGCGATGGGGGCATTTCCATGATGACATCTGCCTGTGGGGCAGCACGTCTGTTGTCGTACTCATGCGTTTAATTGCTCTGCGATACAACGTCTGCCTGAAACCGGTCGCGTGA
- a CDS encoding CinA family protein has product MSVREYEKKANSKPSIPQSVLQNRGYDEVWVRLCTWERQLHQAEPWQFPFPSSEYRLSTMKWENSAMLATSLSGSADLQSQMDHAATRVVELLKAASSEFHTQKVVFAESCTAGLIAATLGRIPGVSDFLAGSTVVYQVETKACWLGADRGLLANPGPVSEVIATQMATGVLQMTPHADVSLSITGHLGPGAPAGLDGVVWLGIAKRVPDGEERLPERISTRLIQLTELSVSVSDGAALRQLRQQAAVVEALTFLAENL; this is encoded by the coding sequence ATGAGCGTTCGCGAGTACGAAAAAAAGGCGAATTCGAAACCTTCCATTCCACAATCAGTACTGCAGAACAGGGGTTACGACGAAGTTTGGGTGCGTCTGTGTACCTGGGAACGGCAACTGCATCAAGCGGAGCCATGGCAATTCCCGTTTCCGTCGTCAGAATACCGACTTTCGACGATGAAATGGGAGAATTCTGCGATGCTTGCCACATCACTTTCTGGTTCTGCGGATCTCCAGAGCCAAATGGATCACGCTGCGACACGGGTTGTTGAGTTGCTGAAGGCGGCTTCCTCTGAATTTCATACACAGAAAGTCGTCTTTGCCGAAAGTTGCACCGCCGGGCTTATCGCAGCCACGCTGGGCCGAATTCCCGGCGTTTCAGATTTCCTTGCGGGATCCACCGTCGTTTATCAGGTCGAAACCAAAGCCTGCTGGCTGGGAGCGGACCGCGGTCTGTTGGCTAACCCAGGTCCGGTTAGTGAAGTCATCGCCACACAAATGGCGACGGGGGTTCTTCAAATGACGCCTCATGCAGATGTGTCGCTGAGCATCACGGGACACCTCGGCCCCGGAGCTCCTGCCGGGCTGGATGGTGTCGTTTGGCTGGGTATTGCGAAGAGAGTACCGGATGGCGAGGAGCGTCTGCCCGAGAGAATCTCGACAAGACTGATTCAATTGACGGAACTGTCAGTGTCCGTATCCGACGGCGCTGCGCTTCGCCAGCTGCGGCAGCAGGCAGCCGTTGTCGAAGCACTGACATTTCTGGCGGAAAACCTCTGA
- a CDS encoding sodium:solute symporter, whose amino-acid sequence MSIHPVDALIVFVYGVMVTWLGIRIGRGSKTSSDYLLGGRSLPWYAVLGSIVATETSTATFLSVPGLTFADGGNFCYLQLAIGYIIGRLLIARFMLPMYFRGELFTAYEVLHKRFGGATRRTASLIFLVTRNLGDGLRLFLTAIVLNKVAGFNLPTCIIIIGIATIAYTFAGGMKAVVWNDCIQLVVYVCGGAIALWLIISRMPGGWSEITSFMTQHDKFQMFDFRMDFSRTYTFAAGLVGGAMLTLGTHGTDQMMVQRYLCTSGQREAGRAVIMSGVIVFLQFSLFLMLGGSLACYYSARPDSPAFSSNDEVLATFIVREMPIGLVGVTLAAVFSAAMSTLSSSLNSSAGAVVNDFLATSLTDAQQVRASRGLTIGFGVLQMAIAIVASHYSRSVINDVLAIAGFSAGLLLGLFILGTATKRVGQTCAMAGLLSGTLALLILKFGRSMHLDVPVELAWPWYPVVGAFVTVLAGLIFEQIRRLFLQNKPA is encoded by the coding sequence ATGTCAATCCATCCGGTCGATGCATTGATCGTATTCGTGTATGGAGTCATGGTTACGTGGCTGGGAATTCGCATTGGTCGGGGGAGTAAGACATCGTCAGATTATCTTTTAGGCGGTCGAAGTCTCCCCTGGTACGCCGTGCTGGGTTCTATTGTGGCAACTGAAACGAGTACGGCGACGTTTCTGAGTGTCCCGGGACTCACATTCGCTGACGGCGGAAATTTTTGTTATCTGCAACTTGCGATTGGCTACATCATTGGAAGACTGTTGATCGCCCGATTCATGCTGCCCATGTATTTTCGGGGCGAGCTGTTCACCGCATATGAAGTTCTGCACAAGCGGTTCGGGGGTGCGACCCGGCGGACCGCATCGTTGATTTTCCTGGTTACCCGGAACCTTGGTGATGGACTGCGTCTCTTTCTGACAGCGATCGTGTTGAACAAAGTTGCGGGCTTTAACCTCCCGACCTGCATCATCATCATTGGCATTGCGACAATCGCGTACACGTTTGCCGGGGGGATGAAAGCCGTCGTCTGGAACGACTGTATTCAGTTGGTCGTGTACGTCTGCGGTGGAGCGATCGCTTTATGGCTCATCATATCCCGAATGCCAGGCGGCTGGAGTGAGATCACCAGCTTCATGACACAGCACGACAAGTTTCAAATGTTCGATTTCCGGATGGATTTCAGCCGAACTTATACGTTTGCGGCCGGACTCGTTGGTGGAGCGATGCTCACTCTTGGCACTCACGGCACTGATCAGATGATGGTACAGCGATACCTCTGCACGTCAGGCCAGCGGGAGGCCGGGCGGGCTGTTATCATGAGCGGTGTTATCGTGTTTCTTCAATTCTCCCTGTTCCTTATGCTCGGGGGATCGCTCGCCTGCTACTACAGTGCGAGGCCAGACTCGCCGGCCTTTTCGAGCAATGACGAGGTGCTAGCAACGTTCATCGTGCGTGAAATGCCAATCGGATTAGTTGGAGTGACTCTTGCTGCCGTGTTCTCTGCCGCGATGTCGACCTTAAGCAGCTCCCTGAATTCATCAGCCGGCGCAGTCGTGAATGACTTTCTGGCGACCTCATTAACTGATGCTCAGCAAGTGAGAGCAAGTCGCGGCCTGACAATTGGTTTTGGTGTGTTGCAGATGGCCATTGCAATTGTTGCGAGCCACTATTCAAGAAGTGTCATTAATGATGTGCTGGCAATTGCCGGTTTCTCTGCAGGTCTCCTTTTGGGTCTGTTCATTCTTGGAACGGCAACTAAACGGGTTGGTCAGACTTGTGCAATGGCGGGGTTACTTTCCGGAACACTTGCCTTGCTCATTCTGAAGTTCGGCCGGTCGATGCATCTTGACGTACCCGTTGAACTGGCCTGGCCCTGGTATCCGGTTGTGGGGGCATTTGTCACCGTTCTTGCCGGGCTGATCTTCGAACAGATTCGCCGATTGTTCCTGCAAAACAAACCTGCGTAG